The following proteins are co-located in the Caldilineales bacterium genome:
- a CDS encoding AAA family ATPase, translating into MLTHIRIRNFKRFGDVEFDLGQAVVLIGPNNSGKTTALQALALWDIGLRRWNEKYGGRKSPEERPGVTINRRDLNAIPIPDANLLWRDLRVRSIAARGTGQQRTQNIRIDIVVDGVTEGRAWSCGLEFDYANDESFYCRPLRMSDDDPPKRMAVPPEAATTGFAFLPPMSGLADREFIKQTGEIGVLVGQGQTAQVLRNLCYQVYGELGALPPEPLQLKEARAPYGERQQESAGSVEWQELVQHIRRLFGVTLLPPKYIKERSELTMAYVEPGGTTLDLSSAGRGLHQTLLLLAYLYANPRTVLLLDEPDAHLEVLRQRQTYQLITAVAQKQGSQIIAASHSEVVLNEAAGRDTVIAFVGAPHRMDDRGSHVLKALTAIGSDQYYQAEQTGWALYVEGSTDLAILQALAATLQHPAVQVLERPFVVYVGSNVPQKARDHFYGLREAKPDFAGIAIFDRLERKLQEGQPLVELMWQRREIENYVCQRDVLLAYARHDVSDNQSGLAERERREQAMSAAIDEVMQALETLSRPGPWSTDIKASDDFLDPVFERYFRKLGLPNLMRKTDYHVLAGLVPREQIDAEVGEKLDAVVRVAGQARPRP; encoded by the coding sequence ATGCTCACCCACATTCGCATCCGCAACTTCAAACGCTTCGGTGACGTCGAGTTCGATCTGGGCCAGGCAGTCGTACTGATCGGGCCGAACAACTCGGGCAAGACCACCGCCCTGCAGGCGCTCGCCTTGTGGGACATCGGTCTGCGGCGCTGGAACGAGAAGTACGGCGGCAGAAAATCTCCAGAGGAAAGGCCGGGCGTTACCATCAACCGCCGCGATCTCAACGCCATTCCTATCCCTGACGCTAACTTGTTGTGGCGCGATCTGCGAGTGCGCAGCATCGCCGCGCGTGGCACGGGCCAGCAGCGGACGCAGAACATCCGCATCGACATCGTCGTCGACGGCGTGACCGAAGGACGCGCCTGGTCGTGCGGATTGGAGTTCGACTACGCCAACGACGAATCGTTCTACTGCCGGCCGCTGCGCATGAGCGATGACGATCCCCCCAAGCGCATGGCGGTGCCACCGGAAGCTGCCACCACTGGGTTTGCGTTCTTGCCGCCCATGTCCGGCCTGGCCGACCGCGAGTTCATCAAGCAAACCGGCGAGATCGGCGTGTTGGTCGGGCAGGGTCAGACCGCACAGGTTTTGCGCAATCTGTGTTATCAGGTCTACGGTGAGCTGGGCGCGCTACCCCCAGAGCCGCTGCAACTGAAAGAGGCGCGTGCGCCGTACGGCGAGCGCCAGCAGGAGTCCGCCGGCTCGGTGGAATGGCAGGAGCTGGTGCAGCACATTAGGCGGCTGTTTGGGGTGACGCTGTTGCCGCCGAAGTACATCAAAGAGCGCAGCGAGCTGACCATGGCCTACGTCGAGCCGGGCGGCACGACGCTCGATCTCTCGTCGGCCGGCCGCGGCTTGCACCAGACGCTGCTGCTGCTGGCCTATCTCTACGCCAACCCGCGCACGGTGCTGCTGTTGGACGAGCCCGACGCCCACCTGGAGGTGCTGCGCCAGCGCCAGACTTACCAGTTGATCACCGCGGTGGCGCAGAAACAAGGGTCGCAGATCATCGCCGCCAGCCACTCCGAGGTTGTGCTCAACGAGGCGGCCGGCCGCGACACGGTCATCGCCTTCGTGGGCGCGCCTCATCGCATGGACGACCGGGGCAGCCACGTGCTGAAGGCGTTGACCGCGATTGGCTCCGACCAGTACTACCAGGCGGAGCAAACCGGTTGGGCGCTGTACGTCGAGGGCAGCACCGACCTGGCCATCCTACAGGCTCTTGCCGCGACGCTGCAGCACCCGGCGGTCCAGGTGCTTGAGCGACCGTTCGTGGTTTACGTCGGTTCCAACGTGCCGCAGAAGGCTCGCGACCATTTCTACGGACTGCGCGAGGCCAAGCCGGACTTCGCCGGCATTGCCATCTTCGACCGGCTGGAGCGCAAGCTGCAAGAGGGCCAGCCCCTGGTGGAGCTGATGTGGCAGCGGCGGGAGATCGAGAATTACGTGTGCCAGCGCGACGTGTTGCTGGCCTACGCACGGCACGATGTGTCTGACAACCAGTCTGGCCTGGCCGAGCGCGAGCGTCGCGAGCAGGCCATGTCCGCGGCCATCGACGAGGTGATGCAAGCGCTGGAGACGCTGAGCCGGCCCGGCCCATGGTCAACGGACATCAAAGCCAGCGACGATTTCCTCGATCCGGTCTTCGAGCGCTACTTCCGCAAGCTGGGCCTGCCCAACCTGATGCGCAAGACCGACTACCACGTGTTGGCGGGATTGGTTCCACGTGAACAGATCGACGCCGAAGTCGGCGAGAAGCTGGATGCCGTGGTGCGTGTAGCCGGACAGGCGCGACCGCGACCTTGA